One genomic segment of Ctenopharyngodon idella isolate HZGC_01 chromosome 7, HZGC01, whole genome shotgun sequence includes these proteins:
- the trmt10b gene encoding tRNA methyltransferase 10 homolog B isoform X2, producing MRKQRNWERRLEVKKSKRKEEKQRKKLNRQNKDVNEPQLSKRIIKAITKERLEEARAAGLRLCVDLSMTECLSAKEISRLAGQIRRLYGSNKKALQPFHIFLTEFKEDSLLYKECVRMNDGFLNYLIDVTEESWFHLFPSEDVIYLTPDASEALEYVEDDKVYILGGLVDETIQKKISYTRANELGIRMARLPIDEYMVKRPNPKNFHSKILAINQVFEILLTFRDTKDWTKALVAGIPPGKGYMLASAASTDVINPHEEL from the exons ATGCGCAAGCAGCGTAACTGGGAGAGAAGACTGGAGGTgaaaaagagcaaaagaaaagaggaaaaacaaagaaagaagcTCAACAGacaaaataaag ATGTGAATGAGCCACAGCTCAGCAAACGCATCATTAAAGCGATTACCAAAGAAAGACTGGAGGAGGCCAGAGCAGCAGGACTGCGTCTGTGTGTCGACCTCAGCATGACTGAATGCCTGTCAGCAAAA GAAATCAGTCGACTTGCAGGTCAGATCAGGCGCCTCTATGGATCCAATAAAAAAGCCTTACAGCCATTCCACATTTTCCTGACAGAATTCAAGGAGGACAGTCTGCTGTATAAGGAGTGTGTTCGGATGAATGACGGCTTCCTGAATTATTTG ATTGATGTGACGGAGGAGAGCTGGTTTCATCTGTTTCCCTCTGAAGATGTGATATATTTAACCCCAGACGCAAGTGAAG CTTTAGAATATGTGGAGGATGATAAAGTTTATATCCTTGGAGGTTTAGTGGATGAAACCATACAAAAG AAAATAAGCTACACGAGGGCGAATGAGCTCGGCATTCGTATGGCACGGCTGCCTATTGACGAGTACATGGTGAAGAGACCAAACCCCAAGAACTTCCACTCCAAAATCCTAGCCATCAACCAAG TGTTTGAAATCCTACTGACATTTCGGGACACCAAAGATTGGACTAAAGCACTTGTCGCTGGAATCCCTCCTGGAAAAGGTTACATGTTGGCCTCAGCAGCATCTACAGATGTGATAAACCCCCATGAGGAGCTGTAG
- the trmt10b gene encoding tRNA methyltransferase 10 homolog B isoform X1: MEKTLHESCCYADGESKRNDAAVADLLDFMRIDVDLEPVCADREETSCSKNVMRKQRNWERRLEVKKSKRKEEKQRKKLNRQNKDVNEPQLSKRIIKAITKERLEEARAAGLRLCVDLSMTECLSAKEISRLAGQIRRLYGSNKKALQPFHIFLTEFKEDSLLYKECVRMNDGFLNYLIDVTEESWFHLFPSEDVIYLTPDASEALEYVEDDKVYILGGLVDETIQKKISYTRANELGIRMARLPIDEYMVKRPNPKNFHSKILAINQVFEILLTFRDTKDWTKALVAGIPPGKGYMLASAASTDVINPHEEL; the protein is encoded by the exons ATGGAAAAAACGCTACATGAGAGCTGTTGTTATGCAGACGGGGAGTCGAAACGAAACGACGCTGCGGTCGCAGATTTATTGGACTTTATGCGCATCGACGTGGACCTCGAGCCCGTGTGTGCCGACAGAGAGGAAACCTCGTGCTCT AAAAATGTCATGCGCAAGCAGCGTAACTGGGAGAGAAGACTGGAGGTgaaaaagagcaaaagaaaagaggaaaaacaaagaaagaagcTCAACAGacaaaataaag ATGTGAATGAGCCACAGCTCAGCAAACGCATCATTAAAGCGATTACCAAAGAAAGACTGGAGGAGGCCAGAGCAGCAGGACTGCGTCTGTGTGTCGACCTCAGCATGACTGAATGCCTGTCAGCAAAA GAAATCAGTCGACTTGCAGGTCAGATCAGGCGCCTCTATGGATCCAATAAAAAAGCCTTACAGCCATTCCACATTTTCCTGACAGAATTCAAGGAGGACAGTCTGCTGTATAAGGAGTGTGTTCGGATGAATGACGGCTTCCTGAATTATTTG ATTGATGTGACGGAGGAGAGCTGGTTTCATCTGTTTCCCTCTGAAGATGTGATATATTTAACCCCAGACGCAAGTGAAG CTTTAGAATATGTGGAGGATGATAAAGTTTATATCCTTGGAGGTTTAGTGGATGAAACCATACAAAAG AAAATAAGCTACACGAGGGCGAATGAGCTCGGCATTCGTATGGCACGGCTGCCTATTGACGAGTACATGGTGAAGAGACCAAACCCCAAGAACTTCCACTCCAAAATCCTAGCCATCAACCAAG TGTTTGAAATCCTACTGACATTTCGGGACACCAAAGATTGGACTAAAGCACTTGTCGCTGGAATCCCTCCTGGAAAAGGTTACATGTTGGCCTCAGCAGCATCTACAGATGTGATAAACCCCCATGAGGAGCTGTAG
- the trmt10b gene encoding tRNA methyltransferase 10 homolog B isoform X3: MEKTLHESCCYADGESKRNDAAVADLLDFMRIDVDLEPVCADREETSCSKNVMRKQRNWERRLEVKKSKRKEEKQRKKLNRQNKDVNEPQLSKRIIKAITKERLEEARAAGLRLCVDLSMTECLSAKEISRLAGQIRRLYGSNKKALQPFHIFLTEFKEDSLLYKECVRMNDGFLNYLIDVTEESWFHLFPSEDVIYLTPDASEENKLHEGE, translated from the exons ATGGAAAAAACGCTACATGAGAGCTGTTGTTATGCAGACGGGGAGTCGAAACGAAACGACGCTGCGGTCGCAGATTTATTGGACTTTATGCGCATCGACGTGGACCTCGAGCCCGTGTGTGCCGACAGAGAGGAAACCTCGTGCTCT AAAAATGTCATGCGCAAGCAGCGTAACTGGGAGAGAAGACTGGAGGTgaaaaagagcaaaagaaaagaggaaaaacaaagaaagaagcTCAACAGacaaaataaag ATGTGAATGAGCCACAGCTCAGCAAACGCATCATTAAAGCGATTACCAAAGAAAGACTGGAGGAGGCCAGAGCAGCAGGACTGCGTCTGTGTGTCGACCTCAGCATGACTGAATGCCTGTCAGCAAAA GAAATCAGTCGACTTGCAGGTCAGATCAGGCGCCTCTATGGATCCAATAAAAAAGCCTTACAGCCATTCCACATTTTCCTGACAGAATTCAAGGAGGACAGTCTGCTGTATAAGGAGTGTGTTCGGATGAATGACGGCTTCCTGAATTATTTG ATTGATGTGACGGAGGAGAGCTGGTTTCATCTGTTTCCCTCTGAAGATGTGATATATTTAACCCCAGACGCAAGTGAAG AAAATAAGCTACACGAGGGCGAATGA
- the cxcl19 gene encoding C-X-C motif chemokine 19 has translation MNVFLMLTVIGASIVLFGAVQPHSAGYNTRCMCLKLESRIIPPDNLRRVEILPRGPHCKTTEVIAGLSSGERICLNPRTPWVKKLILFIEKKERAAKKA, from the exons ATGAACGTCTTCCTGATGTTAACCGTTATTGGAGCCAGCATCGTTCTGTTCGGTG CTGTGCAGCCTCACAGCGCAGGTTACAACACCCGCTGCATGTGTCTGAAACTGGAGTCCAGGATCATCCCACCTGACAACCTGCGGCGGGTGGAGATCCTGCCTAGAGGCCCTCACTGCAAGACTACTGAGGTTAT TGCTGGTTTATCAAGTGGAGAAAGGATCTGTCTAAACCCCAGGACACCATGGGTTAAAAAACTCATtctctttattgagaaaaaaGAGCGAGCAGCCAAGAAAGCCTAG